TTAGTTTGCAATGGTGCATCCTATTGAAATAATGATTTGCAAACTTGATATTTGTGATATGTGAAATtggtgaaacaattgaaatataacttTTGACAAGTGAAATAGTTGAAATAATTGCATATTATCGAAATATCTGTGCGGAACTGTTTGGCTCAATATTTGAAACTCCTTTTTTTCAATGTATGAAACTGGTTGTTTCAATATTTGAAACTATGTTCTCCAATATCTGAAATCACAAATTTTCAAATTAAATAGTTTATCAAAGTAGTCAtcaaaaaaatatttttaaatagtCAGAAAATAATAATTGTGAATTTTGAACATATTGAAATTGTTTTTAAAACCAATTTACATGATTTTAATATTTGAATCGAAAGTTTGCCTTTCTTTGGAAACACNNNNNNNNNNNNNNNNNNNNNNNNNNNNNNNNNNNNNNNNNNNNNNNNNNNNNNNNNNNNNNNNNNNNNNNNNNNNNNNNNNNNNNNNNNNNNNNNNNNNNNNNNNNNNNNNNNNNNNNNNNNNNNNNNNNNNNNNNNNNNNNNNNNNNNNNNNNNNNNNNNNNNNNNNNNNNNNNNNNNNNNNNNNNNNNNNNNNNNNNNNNNNNNNNNNNNNNNNNNNGGTGGGAGGGAGACATAAACGAGCTGTTGTAGGGATAGATGTTTTTTCTTTTGACAGGTCTGTAGGGATAAGATGTTTTTTTTTCTTGACGGATCTGTAGGGATAAGATGTTCTATTTTAGGGGTTGTAGGGATAAGATGTGATGGACCAGCTAAGGACAAGACGGGGTCGGCCTGTTAGATTGAAATACCAACGTGAGGTAAACATGGGAAAGCCCCGTCTCATAATGTAAAACGTTTTTTTGACACTAACTAGTGTAGTATCAAAAACGTCTTATCTTATAGGGCGCATGGAGTACATGCTATGGTATGCCAGGACCATTTCGTGCCCGATGCAAGACATAACTCAGTCTCTAGGCTCGAGGTAGTGGGCCTGCCCAGTACTGTAGTTCCTCTGGCtcaattatttttctttttcttcttggtATTTTTGGTTATCGGTGTTTTGCGTTTCTCGGTTTCTTCCctggttttctttggttttttttGTTTCTTCACTGATTTTTgtattttccttcctatttttcaACACATGTCTAGTTTTTTGAATACACATTATTTTAGTATACATGTGGAACCTATTTTTGACAAATGTTGAACATTTGTCAAATATACGATATGTTTTCAAATACCTGTTTTCAACATTTTTTCAAGTATATGTAAAAGATTTTTCAGATAAATGTTGACATTTTGTTGTGCGACGAAACATTTTTTAGAACCAGTCAAACTTTTATCTTTATGATGTatatatgtttttaaatttttatgaACTTTCTTTGAAACATATTATAATTTTTCATAAAATATTGATGTGGATTGGAGGGCGGTGGTGAGGATTTCTATGCGTGGGCTTTTGATGCTTCGGGCAACTACACTGTTAAGACAGCATATCGCACTCTCGTGACTCAGAAAGAGCGTCTTGCTCTAGAGGAAGGGTCGGTTGCCGGTACTTCAAGGAATGATCAACAGATGTGGAAGGCTCTTTGGAAGCTCAACGTGGTGCCAAAGGTACGGGTGTTCTGGTGGCGAGTTCTACGAGGAATTTTACCTGATGAACACACTCTCAACTTGAGGCACATTGCACAAATAAATAGATGCAACATCTGTTTAGTTATGGAGGAAGATCTACAACATGCATTAATGCTATGCTCTCATGCCAAACGTTTCTGGGCGGTAGCCCGCGCTTGGTTTGATATTCGGCTGCCCAGGTTACATCCTAGCTCGTGGGCAAGGGACATTCTATGTCACCAAATGGTAGATGATAAGGACCGGCCAAAAATCATTACCATTATGTGGTCTATATGGCATTCACGGAACAGAATTAAGCATGATCAGGAGGGTCTTGATCCTATGATTTCCTTGCGATCCATCAAGGTTTCACTAGCTCTGTTGGAATTGCCACGTAGTGCAGCAAAAATTCTACCAGGTTATGGTTGGAAGCCACCGGACTCGGGCATTGTCAAGATTACAACAGAAGGGGCTATCAACTTTGAAGATATTGTAGCGGTGCAGGTGGCATCGCTCGATCCACTTATGCATACCTGGGAGCATGGTGTAAGCCGCACCTGGGGATCTCGGATCCACTAATCGCGGAGGCATTGGCAATGCTTGAGGGGGCTCGTTTCGCAAGCCTGCGAGGACTCACACATGTGATCATGGAGCTGGACTGCCAGGAGTTGGTGCAACTCTGGaatactcgccacaattctcgtttAATTGTGGCTCCAATCTTACTTGAAATTGGAGAGCTAGTTAGCAAtttctctttatttaatgtacttcATATAAATCGTTCGGCTAATGTTCCGGCTCATCTCTGTGCTAAACATGCTTGCACATTGAATGTGACCGAATGCTGGCTCGATGTGATACCTAGCTTTCTAGTGACCAGCTTGATGGCTGATTGTCCTAGGTCTGCTGTGATTTAATAAAGCTCTCTTGATTGCCGCAAAAAAACAAGGAGActaagagaagctgaagggagaaaGTGATATAGCTTTCAGCCAAGGGCCCACAGCCCTCGACAGGCTTTCCAATAGAGCGAACGAAGTCGacaaaaaaatatatgaaaaacCTTCCAGTTGATTCCTGCCCATGGCCGCCAAGCCACACAAATTTTGAAAAAGAAATCAACAACCATGGATTTGACTGGCATTAATTAAAAATCAGGTGCTCGATCATTAGCAAAAGCCTAACGAAAATGAAGGTGGGGGTGTGATCctgataaaaaaagaaaataaatttgcCGCTTGGTTTAGAGATAACATAGTTATTCTTGGTATTTATTTTAGAAACTAGCAAAGTGCCCTTGCGTTGCAACGGATGCAAGATAGGATAATGAATTTTCACATACTCTAGAGAAAATCACCCTATTTTTGGTATATACATCACTAAAAGTATGTTAGGTTTTGCCCAAAATTTATTTTTCATATATGTTTGGATGAGATGGGGAGGAACGGAGATTTCTAAAGAGACTAAGGGGTTCTTTGCAAATATAGATCAAAATGGCAGGCTGGGGAGTAGCCAGGCCCGAGGTAACTAGGGCCATGGCATCCGGCGTGGCTATCCACCCATTCATTGACTGtagcaacttctagtaataaggacaCTGTAGCTAGTGTAACTTAGGCTGTTGGCCCGGGGCGTCGGCCAACGATGGTTACGCCACTGGTGACATGGGTCATTTTGCAAAAATATGATAGCTTGCCTCGCATGTGTTAGATGTAGACAGGTGgttagaaatgacggatggcagacacacaatCCTTACGAAGTGGGTCTTTTATAGGAGCAGAGATATATATTTTCCCTGAGAGTTTTAGCGAGACCATGTGAGATCAAACGATCACACTATTCACCAGGTGGGACATGTGGTAAGCAACTTCAACTTGTCGGGAAGAAAACCACACCATTCATAATTGAAATATTTCAACATGCAGACGCTCGACTCGTcattattcatgcatgcatgcttgtCTGATCACCATTCAGGCAAGCAGTAGCGGTAGCAGGCCAGCCAGCCGGCCatccattttttattttattttattgtaaTTTGTAACACATTGCATGCAGGGGAAATTCAAGTGCACTCTTGATGGCGTTGATCAACGCAGGTGCTAGTTATTACCGCCGGCGTGGGCGGCCTCGGTGCACTTGCGACCTGGGAAGCCGTTGTACCAGTCGTTGCAGACGTGGCGGAACGGGTTCAAGATGGACACCCCGCAGCTCTTGCAGGTTGCAGCGCACTGCTCGACCTCGTCCACGCAGCGGCACATCGGCGGGTATGACCTGGTGCACAGAGCCATGTCACAGCACTCCCACGGCttctcctcctctgccgccgccgctaCGAGGGCGTCGTCGTTGTTGTCGCCGGCGACGGTGTTGTAGGTGCACTTGGGCCCGGGGTCGCCGTAGTACCGGTCTCCGCAGACGCGGCGGAATGGGTTTGAGACGGACGGCACGCAGGCCATGCAGGTGGAGGCGCACTCGTCGACCTCGTCCAGACAGATGCAGATTGGCGGCAAGGACCTGGTGCATATGGTGTTGTCGCAGCAATCCCATGGCCTGGAAGCCGCCGCCGTTCCCACTTGCCCTGCAAGCCCTCAACGAGCTGACGGCTGTGAGCATGTGATGATGAGGTTCTATAAGGACTAGAGAAAAGAGTTCACGCACGCATGCATCGCCGTACCTTTGCCTTCGGTCGGCATGAGAATGGTGCCCACGTCGTTGGAGACGGCAACAGCGGAGGggcggccggcgacgaggacggcggccTCAAGTGCGAGCATCAGCAGGATGCATCTCTTCATCTTCATGGTTGCAGATTAGTCAGCTTtgcttcttcggccgcctttaccaAGTCTTGCTGTGAGTTTGAAGCTGGCTAGCAGCCCGCCCGTATATATAGCCGTGTGAGTGTGACACCGATCGATCACCCAACGCATGGCCCGTCACCATTAATTGC
The Triticum dicoccoides isolate Atlit2015 ecotype Zavitan chromosome 3A, WEW_v2.0, whole genome shotgun sequence genome window above contains:
- the LOC119271050 gene encoding Bowman-Birk type trypsin inhibitor-like, giving the protein MKMKRCILLMLALEAAVLVAGRPSAVAVSNDVGTILMPTEGKGQVGTAAASRPWDCCDNTICTRSLPPICICLDEVDECASTCMACVPSVSNPFRRVCGDRYYGDPGPKCTYNTVAGDNNDDALVAAAAEEEKPWECCDMALCTRSYPPMCRCVDEVEQCAATCKSCGVSILNPFRHVCNDWYNGFPGRKCTEAAHAGGNN